In Drosophila nasuta strain 15112-1781.00 chromosome 2R, ASM2355853v1, whole genome shotgun sequence, a single genomic region encodes these proteins:
- the LOC132785596 gene encoding LOW QUALITY PROTEIN: protein Peter pan (The sequence of the model RefSeq protein was modified relative to this genomic sequence to represent the inferred CDS: deleted 2 bases in 2 codons) → MGRGKKKVHPKTRTAAFKASEPSEVVEAPHSFIIHRGLSCPYITDLTIDVRRIMEPFTATNLREKKMNRIKDFVSLSSFFHVSHMGIFNKASTQLSFKVVRLPRGPSLTFKVHQFTLARDVISSSKKQMIDVDHFKHAPLVIMNNFSGDGKHLKLMATTFQNMFPSINLAQVNIDTIRRCVLFSYNSETKLVEMRHYSVQVVPVGLKKAVNKIVVGTVPNLGKCNEVADFVTRDGYASESEAEDEQSHVVLAQTLKSKGNLEDHKSSVKLHEIGPRLTMQLIKIEEGLLTGEVLYHDNVIKSEEEKEVLRKLIEKKRKLKEQRKKQQTENRARNLKLKKEQKEPGGIRGEGFEEDADDAAAAASDVDDDAQYYKDEVGEEPDEELFKNDNNGSRKRFKLPGSIKYKNKRPKVDPTEAKKSSKSKKNYK, encoded by the exons ATGGGACGTGGTAAAAAGAAAGTACATCCAAAGACGCGCACCGCAGCCTTTAAGGCCAGCGAGCCGAGCGAAGTGGTTGAGGCGCCACATTCCTTCATCATACACCGTGGTCTCTCTTGTCCATATATAACAGATCTTACTATTGACGTGCGCCGTATAATGGAACCGTTcacagcaacaaatttgcgcgaaaaaaaaatgaatcgCATCAAGGACTTTGTTAGCTTGAGCAGTTTCTTTCACGTTTCTCACATGGGCATCTTTAACAAGGCTTCCACTCAACTATCCTTTAAAGTGGTTCGCTTACCGCGTGGTCCGTCGCTTACCTTTAAA GTGCATCAGTTTACTCTCGCTCGCGACGTCATCTCaagcagcaaaaagcaaatgatAGACGTGGATCACTTTAAACATGCTCCGCTTGTCATCATGAATAACTTCAGTGGCGATGGAAAACATTTGAAACTGATGGCGACAACTTTTCAAAACATGTTTCCATCCATCAACCTGGCCCAGGTTAACATCGACACCATTCGTCGCTGTGTTCTCTTCTCGTACAATTCGGAAACCAAACTGGTCGAAATGCGTCACTATTCGGTGCAAGTTGTGCCGGTGGGTTTAAAAAAAGCTGTCAATAAGATAGTCGTTGGTACTGTTCCGAATCTAGGCAAATGTAATGAAGTCGCCGATTTTGTTACTAG AGATGGTTATGCATCCGAGTCTGAAGCTGAAGATGAACAGTCGCATGTCGTGTTAGCTCAAACATTA AAAAGCAAAGGTAACTTAGAGGATCACAAGAGCTCAGTTAAACTTCACGAAATTGGACCTCGTTTGACAATGCAGCTGATTAAAATCGAAGAGGGATTACTAACCGGTGAAGTACTCTACCACGACAACGTCATTAAAAGCGAGGAAGAAAAGGAAGTACTGCGAAAATTAATCGAAAAGAAGCGCAAGTTGAAGGAGCAACga aaaaagcagcaaaccGAAAACCGAGCTCGAAatctaaaactaaaaaagGAACAGAAAGAGCCGGGAGGAATCAGAGGAGAAGGATTTGAAGAAGACGCCGatgatgcagctgctgctgcgagcGATGTTGACGATGATGCTCAATATTACAAAGATGAAGTTGGCGAGGAGCCTGACGAAG AGCTCTTCAAAAATGATAACAATGGTTCGCGGAAAAGATTCAAATTGCCAGGCAGCATAAAGTACAAGAATAAGAGACCCAAAGTCGACCCAACTGAGGCGAAAAAGAGCTCAAAGTccaagaaaaattataaataa
- the LOC132785601 gene encoding uncharacterized protein LOC132785601: protein MDWYIGQEWNDRVRGLSKKVLNLQFQHVEKPLTNSTVLFEIYKPCANLDGRPSKFLGSNKIHMPQILEMGTAVTPIDCYLEILLQQFLPGETAACSIATKSGECLQFELKLERIISNTAIEKMTADEVFKLSLRYKDNGVVMFKAHPKFAFDYFVRSAKLLITYKPFDKLEKKTNGIDGIEVEKLFVQVQTNLAACLLKEKRYEHVIYHTEFVETHDNPSEKSIYRRAFAFYCLKEFEKAQKTIERVPNYEEKREFVKLLENITSSWKTSNAHYKQVVQRMFK from the coding sequence ATGGATTGGTATATAGGTCAGGAATGGAACGATCGGGTCCGAGGTCTGAGCAAAAAGGTTTTGAACTTGCAGTTCCAGCATGTGGAGAAACCATTGACAAATAGCACTGTgctttttgaaatatataaaccGTGTGCAAATTTGGATGGCAGGCCATCGAAATTCCTTGGAAGCAATAAGATACATATGCCACAAATATTGGAAATGGGCACCGCGGTGACGCCTATCGATTGTTATTTGGAGATACTTCTACAGCAATTTCTGCCAGGTGAAACCGCCGCCTGCAGCATCGCAACGAAGTCCGGAGAATGTTTACAATTTGAGCTGAAATTGGAGCGCATCATCAGTAACACGGCGATCGAAAAGATGACCGCGGACGAAGTCTTCAAATTGTCATTGCGGTACAAGGACAATGGTGTTGTCATGTTTAAGGCGCATCCGAAGTTTGCCTTTGATTACTTTGTGCGTTCAGCCAAACTATTGATTACATATAAACCATTCGACAAgttggagaagaaaacaaatggCATCGATGGGATTGAAGTGGAAAAGTTATTTGTTCAAGTTCAAACGAATTTGGCTGCCTGCTTGCTGAAAGAAAAACGCTATGAACATGTCATTTATCATACGGAATTTGTTGAAACACATGACAATCCAAGTGAGAAAAGCATATATCGTCGAGCCTTTGCGTTTTATTGCCTGAAGGAATTTGAAAAGGCGCAGAAGACAATAGAACGAGTCCCAAACTACGAGGAGAAACGTGAATTTGTCAAGCTACTTGAAAACATTACGTCGAGTTGGAAGACCAGCAATGCCCATTATAAACAGGTTGTGCAACGCATGTTCAAATAG
- the LOC132785598 gene encoding glyoxylate reductase/hydroxypyruvate reductase, translating into MLYKRTSHLIQTVIRYSQLTNIARMSSKPSVYVTRPDVDESGLDLLRESCNVTTWSKASAIPREDLLREIKGKEALFCALTDRIDAAVLDAAGDQLKCIATISVGYEHIDVHECKRRGIRVGYTPDVLTDATAELTLALLLATNRRLFEANREVYNGGWKSWSPMWMCGKGLKNSRVALYGFGRIGQEIAARIVPFKPSQITYTTRSPKPEEAAKVNAKHVGFDEMLSLSDFIIVCCALTPETKEVFNSSAFEKMKPHCIFINTARGGVVDQKALTEALISKRIMAAGLDVTTPEPLPLNDPLLKLDNVVVLPHIGSADIETRKEMSRITARNIIAALKGCEMESEVNF; encoded by the exons ATGTTGTATAAAAGAACATCACATCTTATCCAGACTGTCATAAGATATTCTCAGCTCACAAACATCGCCAGAATGAGTTCTAAGCCTAGTGTTTATGTGACTCGACCAGATGTCGATGAAAGTGGACTGGATCTACTACGAGAAAG CTGCAATGTGACCACTTGGTCGAAGGCCTCGGCAATTCCACGGGAAGACCTGTTGCGCGAAATTAAGGGCAAGGAGGCGCTATTCTGTGCGCTCACTGATCGAATTGATGCTGCTGTGTTGGATGCTGCAGGTGATCAACTTAAGTGTATTGCGACCATTTCTGTGGGTTACGAGCACATCGATGTCCACGAGTGTAAGCGACGTGGCATTCGAGTGGGTTACACACCCGATGTGCTGACGGATGCCACAGCGGAGCTGACGTTGGCGTTGCTACTGGCCACCAATCGTCGTCTGTTTGAAGCCAACAGGGAAGTGTACAATGGTGGCTGGAAATCATGGTCGCCCATGTGGATGTGTGGAAAAGGATTGAAGAATTCGCGTGTCGCCTTGTATGGTTTTGGACGCATAGGGCAAGAGATTGCTGCGCGTATTGTACCTTTCAAGCCCAGTCAGATAACGTATACGACACGTTCGCCGAAGCCGGAAGAGGCTGCCAAGGTCAATGCTAAGCATGTTGGCTTCGATGAAATGCTGAGCTTGTCGGACTTCATTATTGTCTGCTGTGCTTTAACCCCCGAAACAAAGGAAGTCTTTAATTCATCCGCTTTCGAAAAAATGAAACCTCACTGCATTTTTATCAACACAGCTCGGGGTGGTGTTGTGGACCAAAAAGCATTAACCGAAGCACTTATCTCAAAACGTATCATGGCTGCTGGACTAGATGTGACAACCCCTGAGCCCCTTCCACTAAACGATCCTCTTCTTAAGTTGGATAATGTAGTAGTTCTTCCGCATATTGGTAGCGCTGACATAGAGACTCGTAAGGAAATGTCGCGAATCACGGCTAGAAATATAATCGCTGCTCTGAAAGGTTGTGAAATGGAATCGGAggtgaatttttaa
- the LOC132785606 gene encoding translationally-controlled tumor protein homolog, with translation MKIYKDIITGDEMFADTYKMKLVDEVIYEVYGKLVSRKSDEIVLAGSNPSAEEADEGTDLNVETGVDVVLNHRLSECFAFGDKKSFTLYLKDYMKKVLEKLSASAPDQVDVFKTNMNKAMKDILGRFKDLQFFTGESMDCDGMVAMCEYRDINGASTPVLMFFKHGLEEEKC, from the coding sequence ATGAAAATCTACAAGGATATCATCACCGGCGATGAAATGTTCGCAGACACCTACAAGATGAAACTAGTTGATGAGGTTATCTATGAAGTCTACGGTAAATTGGTCAGTAGAAAAAGCGACGAAATTGTTCTCGCTGGCTCAAATCCATCAGCCGAAGAAGCTGACGAGGGCACAGACTTAAATGTCGAAACTGGCGTTGATGTGGTGTTGAACCATCGTCTGTCTGAATGCTTCGCTTTCGGTGACAAAAAGAGCTTCACTCTCTATCTGAAAGATTACATGAAGAAGGTTCTGGAAAAGTTGTCGGCAAGTGCGCCCGACCAAGTCGATGTCTTCAAGACGAACATGAACAAAGCCATGAAGGATATTCTGGGCCGCTTCAAGGATTTGCAGTTCTTCACCGGCGAGTCCATGGACTGCGACGGAATGGTTGCAATGTGTGAATATCGTGATATCAATGGCGCAAGCACTCCAGTTCTTATGTTCTTTAAGCACGGCCTTGAGGAGGAGAAGTGCTAA
- the LOC132785597 gene encoding zinc transporter 7, with protein sequence MIPLTHKDRSNFGYRIKENLNSWKRLIFSDRNSRNLFLFLLLNLSFAFVELFYGILTNSLGLISDSFHMFFDCTGLLAGLAASVITKWKANDKFSYGYVRAEVLAGFVNSLFLLFIAFFILSEGVERLIEPPEVKHERLFVVSVLGLLVNLVGIYAFNHGGHGHSHGGGGGHGHGHSHGGGGSSHGHSHNHNELNNHNHQAISLDNGHGHSHDHSGSSSSHGHSHDLSGSGSNSQIMRGVFLHILADTLGSVGVIISAVLMQMFGWMIADPICSIFIAILIALSVLSLIKESILILMQRQPSTLDRSLLQCYQKVTGLAGVYSVQEPHFWTLCSDVFVGAIKLEVSKNVDPTYVVTHTRMIFESVGVKQIYVQLDYV encoded by the exons ATGATTCCGCTAACGCACAAGGATCGAAGCAATTTTGGCTACCGTATCAAGGAGAACTTAAACAGCTGGAAGCGTCTCATATTCTCCGATCGCAATTCCCgcaatttgtttcttttcctaTTGCTCAATTTGAGTTTTGCTTTCGTTGAGCTGTTTTATGGCATTTTGACAAACAGCTTAG GCCTCATCTCCGATTCGTTTCACATGTTCTTCGACTGCACGGGTCTTTTAGCTGGTCTGGCTGCGTCAGTGATAACAAAGTGGAAGGCCAATGATAAGTTCTCTTATGGCTATGTGCGAGCTGAGGTATTGGCGGGCTTTGTGAATAGCTTGTTTTTGCTCTTCATTGCCTTCTTCATACTGTCGGAGGGCGTAGAGAGACTAATCGAACCGCCAGAAGTGAAGCACGAACGGTTATTTGTCGTATCCGTGCTTGGTCTACTCGTCAATCTCGTTGGCATATACGCCTTTAATCACGGGGGTCATGGTCACTCCCATGGCGGAGGTGGTGGTCATGGACATGGGCATTCTCATGGCGGCGGCGGTTCCAGTCATGGACACTCTCATAACCACAATGAACTCAACAATCACAACCATCAAGCGATTTCATTGGATAATG GACATGGTCATTCACACGATCACAgcgggagcagcagcagccatggACACTCCCATGATTTAAGTGGAAGCGGCAGCAATTCGCAGATAATGCGTGGTGTCTTCCTTCACATTCTGGCCGACACCCTTGGCTCCGTGGGCGTCATTATATCGGCAGTGCTAATGCAAATGTTTGGATGGATGATCGCGGATCcgatttgttcaattttcatcgCAATTTTAATAGCTCTAAGTGTGCTAAGTTTAATTAAGGAATCCATACTAATCCTTATGCAGCGTCAGCCCAGCACATTGGACCGATCGCTGTTGCAGTGCTACCAGAAAGTGACTGGCTTGGCTGGTGTTTATTCCGTGCAGGAGCCGCACTTTTGGACCCTCTGTTCAGATGTCTTTGTGGGTGCCATCAAGCTTGAGGTGTCGAAGAATGTTGATCCCACATATGTGGTGACGCATACGCGAATGATCTTTGAGTCTGTTGGTGTCAAGCAAATCTATGTACAGCTCGATTATGTGTGA
- the LOC132785607 gene encoding small ribosomal subunit protein eS25 encodes MPPKKDAKSSAKQPQKTQKKKEGSGGGKAKKKKWSKGKVRDKLNNQVLFDKATYEKLYKEVPAYKLITPSVVSERLKIRGSLAKRALIELREKGLIKQVVQHHSQVIYTRATKGDEA; translated from the exons ATG CCACCTAAGAAGGACGCAAAGTCGTCGGCCAAGCAGCCGCAAAAAacacagaagaagaaggagggCTCAGGCGGCGGCAAggccaagaagaagaagtggtCCAAAGGCAAAGTCAGGGATAAGCTGAACAACCAAGTTTTGTTCGATAAGGCTACTTATGAGAAGCTGTACAAGGAGGTGCCCGCCTACAAGCTTATCACGCCCTCCGTTGTTTCTGAGCGTTTGAAGATTCGCGGTTCTTTGGCCAAGCGTGCTCTGATTGAGCTGCGCGAAAAGG GTCTGATCAAGCAGGTCGTGCAACATCATTCCCAGGTTATCTACACACGTGCTACCAAGGGTGATGAGGCGTAA